The following are encoded together in the Bombus pascuorum chromosome 10, iyBomPasc1.1, whole genome shotgun sequence genome:
- the LOC132911481 gene encoding calaxin-like, translated as MPAEQPIDMLNDTLAEIVYRTKNMPRFKRLARSTHFDVREVEALSIIHRKCVQMLGPISRLIFRNIFHASLDFTENIRHLLIDRMFSVVDKRNALQIYSEQWIEGLSVILRGTLDEKIHFAYRVYDNMRTHKLKKEHIFPMMRGCLIKLQNDENPEEAVKDLIDLLIKKLDVDRDGAVSEEDFKTAVKERNQLLLECMGPVFPSRDARHVFLTTFTDRVGRY; from the exons ATGCCGGCAGAACAGCCAATAGACATGTTAAATGATACCTTGGCAGAAATCGTTTACAGAACGAAAAATATGCCAAGGTTCAAAAGATTGGCACGCAGTACGCACTTTGATGTGAGAGAAGTTGAAG CTTTGTCAATTATCCATCGTAAATGCGTGCAAATGCTGGGTCCGATAAGCagattaatatttcgaaacattttCCATGCTAGTTTGGATTTCACAGAAAATATTCGTCATTTATTGATCGACAGAATGTTTTCCGTTGTCGACAAACGAAATGCTTTGCAG ATATACTCTGAACAATGGATCGAAGGTCTGTCGGTGATTCTTCGCGGAACTTTAGacgaaaaaattcattttgctTATAGA GTGTACGATAACATGAGAACtcacaaattaaaaaaggaacatATATTTCCCATGATGCGcggatgtttaattaaattgcagAATGATGAAAACCCAGAAGAAGCCGTGAAG gACTTGATagatttgttaataaaaaagcTAGACGTGGATCGCGATGGCGCAGTATCGGAGGAGGATTTCAAAACCGCcgtaaaagagagaaatcaACTTCTTTTAGAATGCATGGGTCCAGTGTTTCCTTCGAGAGACGCACGTCACGTGTTCCTGACTACTTTTACAGATCGTGTAGGAAGATACTGA